One Gimesia chilikensis DNA segment encodes these proteins:
- a CDS encoding serine hydrolase domain-containing protein, which yields MSRIHPARWQTVEQLVDQYCESGQVPAIALQVITGETTCHYRQGRQSVKDVYGTLRDDAIFLVASITKPIVVLGVLKLLEQGELLLNDRVKQYIPEFGCAGKHGITIRHLMTHTSGLPDMLPNNRELRSAQAPLSEFVSQICELTPDEPPGRIVQYQSTGIAILGELIQRLTGKSAPQYLQDELFQPLEMHDTSLGVPPAWSEGDAARLERIVEIHVPPELNVEPHWDWNSSYWRGFGAPWGGLFTTPADLGKLVDMLQQQGLALDQRLFSGQTIHQATRDQLPEIPGLSETARQGKGWGLGWQIVTRAKSDYYGDLLSDQAYGHGGATGTVLWIDPQLDAAAIILTTEPQEPHGRYLARLSNAIVAAIEV from the coding sequence ATGTCCCGCATTCATCCCGCACGTTGGCAGACCGTCGAACAACTCGTCGATCAGTATTGTGAATCCGGTCAGGTTCCCGCGATCGCCTTGCAGGTCATCACCGGTGAAACCACATGCCACTATCGCCAGGGGCGGCAGTCTGTCAAAGATGTCTACGGCACCCTGCGTGACGATGCGATCTTCCTGGTGGCCTCCATCACCAAACCCATCGTCGTGCTCGGCGTGCTCAAACTGCTCGAACAGGGGGAACTGCTGCTCAACGACCGCGTGAAACAATACATCCCTGAATTCGGTTGTGCCGGCAAACACGGAATAACGATCCGCCATCTGATGACACACACTTCAGGCCTGCCCGACATGTTGCCCAATAACCGGGAACTGAGATCAGCGCAGGCACCGCTCTCCGAATTCGTCAGTCAGATCTGTGAACTGACGCCCGACGAACCACCCGGTCGGATCGTGCAGTATCAAAGTACCGGCATCGCGATTCTCGGCGAACTGATCCAGCGCCTCACAGGCAAGTCGGCTCCCCAGTATCTGCAGGACGAACTCTTCCAGCCGCTGGAGATGCACGACACCTCCCTGGGCGTTCCCCCCGCATGGTCAGAAGGAGATGCGGCCCGCCTGGAGCGCATCGTCGAAATCCATGTGCCCCCGGAATTGAATGTGGAGCCCCATTGGGACTGGAACAGTTCCTACTGGCGCGGCTTTGGTGCTCCCTGGGGCGGACTCTTCACAACCCCCGCGGACCTGGGAAAGCTGGTCGACATGCTGCAGCAGCAGGGACTGGCTCTGGATCAGCGTCTCTTCTCCGGGCAAACGATCCACCAGGCAACCCGTGACCAGTTGCCTGAAATTCCCGGCCTCTCGGAAACCGCCCGTCAGGGAAAAGGCTGGGGACTGGGTTGGCAGATCGTGACCCGGGCCAAAAGCGATTACTATGGCGATCTCCTCTCTGACCAGGCATATGGACACGGCGGCGCAACGGGAACAGTTCTCTGGATCGATCCTCAACTCGATGCCGCCGCCATCATCCTGACGACCGAACCCCAGGAACCACACGGCCGGTACCTGGCCCGCTTGAGCAACGCCATCGTAGCCGCCATCGAAGTGTAG
- a CDS encoding STAS domain-containing protein has product MTVQQGGILQVYHAGPLCVAGFGGKDILDTFSVKDIRDELLELVKENQCETLALDLTGVKLIPSGMLGLLASMRDLNIDIHLYNPSEDIREVLEITKLNQFMHLHDVEIPY; this is encoded by the coding sequence ATGACGGTTCAACAGGGAGGCATACTCCAGGTTTACCATGCCGGTCCACTCTGTGTGGCAGGGTTTGGCGGGAAGGATATCCTTGATACGTTCAGCGTAAAAGATATTCGAGACGAATTGCTGGAACTGGTCAAAGAAAATCAGTGTGAAACACTGGCTCTCGACCTCACCGGCGTCAAATTGATTCCGAGCGGCATGCTCGGACTGCTGGCTTCCATGCGTGATCTCAACATCGACATCCATTTGTACAACCCCTCGGAAGATATCCGCGAGGTCCTGGAAATCACAAAGCTGAACCAGTTCATGCATCTGCATGATGTCGAAATCCCTTACTGA
- a CDS encoding isopeptide-forming domain-containing fimbrial protein translates to MQRVCSAAAMILLSVSSGCSSLSPVTGSLPWGKQTASPIEQQPPAIEHADFDASVGAARLSAPAKQPAAASPIQQVAYQQPMPAACPPRPAYCEFSPAVQRDYTLPAGSDPEMVRMYPDEYLFDGGDRENPVHYDDYSRLGLDTEDTIVEYQTHKGNHEVKKSNRVAVYAPRFAAIRTASTPLSGTSIDALATTEDTVKGVGIDARTVISQHKQREQLEGIRMRSRASGVETEQQQGAVGQTALLGGHTKLTNLYQDTGTETTGQFEQSDEARIAYQVQAAAIWSRAQFPVIAIRSQSAHSSKSAVKPEEYVGIEDKRKTEGNLQLIKMADKKNAKPGDEILFTIKYENVGDFDVEGIKIVDNLTPRLEYIEDSATSDRAGRLIVEDNQEGSLILTFEVDETVKGHTGGVVTFKARVR, encoded by the coding sequence GTGCAGCGTGTCTGCTCTGCGGCTGCGATGATACTGCTGAGTGTCAGTAGCGGGTGTTCCAGTCTGTCGCCTGTCACGGGATCTCTCCCCTGGGGCAAACAGACCGCTTCACCCATCGAACAACAGCCTCCTGCCATCGAGCATGCCGACTTTGATGCCAGTGTCGGAGCGGCTCGTCTTTCCGCGCCTGCGAAACAGCCTGCAGCTGCCTCACCGATTCAACAGGTCGCTTATCAGCAACCGATGCCTGCTGCCTGTCCTCCGCGTCCTGCATACTGCGAGTTTTCACCTGCGGTTCAGAGAGATTACACATTGCCCGCGGGCAGCGATCCGGAAATGGTCAGAATGTACCCCGACGAATATCTGTTCGACGGCGGTGATCGCGAAAACCCCGTCCATTATGATGACTACAGCCGCCTGGGACTGGATACCGAAGATACCATCGTGGAATACCAGACCCACAAAGGCAATCACGAAGTCAAGAAATCAAACCGGGTCGCAGTCTACGCACCTCGTTTCGCTGCGATCCGCACAGCCAGCACTCCTCTGTCCGGAACATCAATCGATGCTCTGGCCACCACGGAAGATACCGTTAAAGGCGTCGGCATCGATGCTCGAACTGTAATCTCTCAGCACAAACAGCGTGAGCAGCTCGAAGGCATCCGCATGCGTTCCCGCGCCAGTGGCGTCGAGACCGAACAACAGCAGGGCGCTGTGGGACAGACGGCCTTACTGGGCGGTCATACTAAGCTGACCAACCTCTACCAGGATACAGGCACCGAAACCACCGGACAGTTCGAACAGTCGGACGAAGCACGCATCGCTTACCAGGTTCAGGCCGCAGCTATCTGGTCTCGAGCTCAATTCCCTGTCATCGCGATTCGCTCCCAGTCGGCTCACTCTTCGAAGAGTGCCGTCAAGCCGGAAGAATACGTTGGCATCGAAGACAAACGTAAAACCGAAGGTAATCTGCAACTCATCAAAATGGCTGACAAGAAAAATGCCAAGCCGGGTGACGAGATCCTGTTTACCATCAAATATGAAAACGTGGGTGACTTCGATGTCGAAGGCATCAAGATCGTCGACAACCTGACACCGCGTCTGGAATATATCGAAGACAGTGCCACCTCAGACAGAGCAGGCCGGCTCATCGTCGAAGACAATCAGGAAGGCAGCCTCATCCTGACCTTCGAAGTCGATGAAACCGTCAAAGGACATACCGGAGGTGTCGTCACCTTCAAGGCTCGGGTTCGCTAA
- a CDS encoding LolA family protein: MLRNLTFMVGILLLAGLYNYFPWEQLSQAAAANKDTATAPQASLALADPESSPAEVPEGDSSGEKNLKKNPGYAEALLKKSREKLLAYSSIQAEITETVQIGPKPFHIKGKYLQGKDLKLRLEFEVQSRKEDGKPVGTLLEICDGQVLWTEHNIKGNSRVTRRDVQAILKQAQMNPNSQPNLLVAELGLGGLPGLLAAIQKNMEFESVAERTISGKTLTVLNGSWKEGFLAQFKGGDPNAPAQLPAYVPDGVRIYLDPDTLFPRRIVYLKKNQETMESMVTLNFSKVTLNAPIAATQFAYEPPDGVFPVDITHQYLKQLSQ, from the coding sequence ATGTTACGCAATTTAACTTTTATGGTCGGCATCCTGTTACTGGCAGGACTCTACAACTATTTCCCCTGGGAACAGTTATCACAAGCTGCTGCTGCTAATAAGGATACAGCGACAGCCCCCCAGGCGAGTCTGGCCCTGGCAGATCCCGAAAGCAGTCCCGCAGAGGTCCCGGAAGGTGATTCTTCAGGCGAAAAGAATCTGAAAAAAAATCCGGGTTATGCAGAGGCACTCCTCAAAAAATCGAGGGAGAAACTGCTGGCTTACAGCTCGATCCAGGCAGAAATCACGGAAACGGTGCAGATCGGTCCCAAACCGTTTCATATAAAAGGGAAGTATCTGCAGGGAAAGGATCTGAAACTCAGACTGGAATTCGAGGTTCAAAGTCGTAAAGAGGACGGAAAACCGGTTGGAACCCTGCTCGAAATCTGTGATGGACAGGTTCTCTGGACCGAACACAATATAAAAGGGAATTCACGAGTCACCCGCCGTGATGTACAGGCGATCCTGAAACAGGCCCAGATGAACCCCAATTCCCAACCAAATCTGCTGGTGGCAGAACTCGGTCTGGGGGGGCTCCCCGGGCTGTTAGCTGCGATTCAGAAGAACATGGAGTTTGAAAGCGTCGCGGAACGAACCATCAGCGGCAAAACCCTGACCGTTCTGAATGGAAGCTGGAAAGAAGGCTTTCTCGCGCAGTTTAAAGGGGGAGATCCCAATGCCCCGGCTCAGTTACCCGCTTATGTGCCGGATGGAGTCAGAATTTATCTCGATCCGGACACCCTGTTTCCACGCCGGATTGTCTATCTGAAAAAGAACCAGGAAACCATGGAGAGTATGGTGACCCTGAATTTCAGCAAGGTGACCCTGAATGCACCTATTGCTGCGACTCAATTCGCGTATGAACCACCCGATGGTGTGTTTCCGGTGGATATCACTCATCAATACCTTAAACAGTTAAGCCAATAA
- the lspA gene encoding signal peptidase II — MSATVSKATRYTLLLICLIFCVGCDQYTKKIAVENLQNKRPLTYFNNTLRMEYAENTGAFLSVGSGLSKPVRFFLLVVANAAFLLIVAGMLIFRWQMPLVQFIALSLLLAGGIGNLIDRVFLNGIVIDFLNIGLGPLRTGIFNVADMAITGGAILMLISWLFTREPKQQNSDPQPTPPDQAAPTAAE; from the coding sequence ATGTCCGCCACGGTTTCTAAAGCGACCCGCTATACCCTGCTGCTGATCTGCCTGATCTTCTGCGTAGGCTGTGATCAGTACACGAAGAAGATTGCGGTCGAGAATCTGCAGAACAAACGCCCCCTTACCTATTTCAATAATACACTCCGCATGGAATATGCCGAGAACACCGGGGCCTTCCTGAGTGTCGGCAGTGGTCTCTCTAAACCGGTCCGCTTCTTCCTGCTGGTCGTGGCCAACGCCGCCTTTCTATTGATTGTCGCCGGTATGCTGATCTTCCGCTGGCAGATGCCTCTGGTTCAGTTTATTGCACTCTCCCTGTTGCTGGCAGGAGGGATCGGCAACCTGATTGACCGTGTGTTTCTCAACGGTATCGTCATTGACTTCCTGAATATTGGTCTCGGTCCATTGCGGACTGGTATATTTAACGTAGCCGACATGGCAATTACCGGCGGTGCGATTCTGATGCTGATCTCCTGGCTCTTTACCAGGGAACCTAAGCAGCAGAATTCCGATCCACAACCGACTCCCCCGGATCAGGCGGCCCCCACGGCTGCGGAGTAA
- a CDS encoding tetratricopeptide repeat protein, which produces MKCTFLIMILTVAALTGFTSSAAAQDKIEVRPDHHVGQATLPCTILDFTQSEIKVKLLPSGTVRTYPGSEIVKVHTPQTESHQRGLEQMHQGKYDKATQSFSEALNIENRTWVRREILAQLIKAALFQGDILKAALRFQTMVEHEPDARYFELIPLDWSISESLSPARSAARSWLTDPNEVRQLLGASILLTAPDFAAQSEATLRSLATSTNRNIQQLARAQLWRLRLRAGDISLLELQRWERNLKLIPEHLRGGPCYLLGAGYAQLDRHGQAAAWYLWVPLGYPANPQLSADASLKAADSLKAMGQSANALRLYQETVARYPTTTARQMAEQMINQLMQEAGQKN; this is translated from the coding sequence ATGAAGTGTACTTTTTTGATCATGATCCTGACTGTGGCAGCCCTGACCGGGTTCACCAGTTCAGCCGCTGCGCAGGATAAGATCGAAGTCCGCCCCGATCATCATGTGGGTCAGGCAACTCTACCCTGCACGATTCTCGATTTCACCCAGTCAGAAATCAAAGTCAAGCTGCTGCCCAGCGGTACGGTCCGCACCTATCCCGGCTCGGAAATCGTCAAGGTGCATACGCCCCAGACAGAATCTCACCAGCGCGGTCTGGAACAGATGCACCAGGGCAAATACGACAAAGCCACTCAGTCCTTCAGTGAAGCGTTGAATATCGAAAACCGCACCTGGGTCCGACGCGAGATTCTGGCCCAGCTGATTAAAGCGGCCCTGTTTCAGGGGGACATCCTGAAAGCGGCACTTCGCTTCCAGACCATGGTCGAACATGAGCCGGACGCCCGCTACTTCGAGCTGATTCCCCTCGACTGGTCGATCAGTGAAAGCCTCTCTCCAGCTCGCAGTGCAGCGCGAAGCTGGTTGACGGATCCCAACGAAGTCAGACAACTGCTCGGAGCCAGCATTCTGCTGACAGCCCCGGATTTTGCGGCCCAGTCGGAAGCAACTCTGCGTTCCCTGGCCACCAGTACCAATCGGAATATCCAGCAACTGGCACGCGCCCAACTCTGGCGACTCCGACTGCGGGCAGGTGACATCAGTCTGCTGGAACTGCAGCGCTGGGAACGGAATCTGAAACTGATCCCGGAACACCTGCGGGGCGGTCCCTGTTATCTGCTCGGTGCGGGCTACGCTCAACTCGACCGCCACGGCCAGGCCGCAGCCTGGTATCTCTGGGTCCCCCTGGGTTATCCTGCGAATCCGCAGCTGTCCGCAGACGCCAGCCTCAAGGCCGCCGATTCTCTCAAGGCCATGGGACAGTCAGCCAATGCCCTGCGGCTCTACCAGGAAACCGTCGCCCGTTATCCAACAACGACAGCACGACAGATGGCCGAGCAGATGATCAATCAACTGATGCAGGAAGCGGGTCAGAAAAACTGA
- a CDS encoding MotA/TolQ/ExbB proton channel family protein yields the protein MDRSKSPLKRFALCCLLCCLSLLTPAPCLAADDPGDAGASEVSKVDLRQLVDDAGTIGIIIAVLSIAMVALIVEHLISIRSNALMPPGLAEEVHSLIAQQQYRSADSVCKSNPSFLSYILSAGLSEVQMGYGAVEKAMEDAAMQQSARLNRKIEYLSVIGTLSPMLGLLGTVWGMILAFSEFTAKANPDVAELAPGISKALITTLFGLSVTVPALASFAFFRNRIDELVAQSSLLAEHVFADFKHATVLGSKPLPKQPRKRAEEELAQRMANQQTARPAPPPGGQET from the coding sequence ATGGATCGCAGTAAATCACCACTGAAGAGATTCGCACTCTGTTGCCTGCTCTGCTGCCTGAGCCTGTTGACGCCCGCTCCCTGCCTGGCAGCTGATGATCCGGGGGACGCTGGTGCTTCCGAAGTATCAAAAGTCGATCTGCGTCAACTGGTCGATGATGCGGGAACCATCGGTATCATTATCGCCGTGCTCAGCATCGCGATGGTCGCACTGATTGTCGAGCATCTCATCAGTATTCGCAGCAACGCGCTGATGCCCCCCGGACTCGCAGAGGAAGTCCACTCCCTGATCGCGCAGCAGCAGTATCGCAGTGCCGACTCGGTCTGCAAATCGAATCCCAGCTTCCTGTCCTATATCCTTTCCGCCGGTCTGTCTGAAGTTCAAATGGGATATGGGGCGGTCGAGAAAGCGATGGAAGACGCCGCCATGCAGCAGTCTGCCCGCCTGAATCGTAAAATTGAATACCTGTCCGTGATTGGTACCCTCTCCCCCATGTTGGGGCTGCTGGGTACCGTCTGGGGGATGATCCTCGCGTTCTCGGAATTCACAGCGAAAGCGAATCCTGATGTCGCCGAACTCGCCCCCGGGATCTCCAAGGCGCTGATCACAACCCTGTTCGGTCTGAGTGTCACGGTTCCCGCACTGGCCAGTTTCGCGTTCTTCCGAAACCGGATCGACGAACTGGTCGCCCAGTCCTCACTGCTGGCCGAACATGTTTTTGCAGACTTCAAACACGCTACGGTTCTCGGCAGCAAGCCGCTTCCCAAGCAACCTCGTAAACGTGCAGAAGAAGAACTGGCACAACGGATGGCCAATCAACAGACGGCCCGTCCGGCTCCCCCGCCCGGAGGCCAGGAAACGTGA
- a CDS encoding ExbD/TolR family protein, with the protein MRIPTRPRQAGIRFNITPLIDIVFLLIVFFLAATHLTQNEKLEAVELPEASQNETEPEEAPRRIIITITPDEKLHLRGNDISPEELDAQLISLDEDKRKETEIRIRGDRHIPYRIVERVLISCARAGISNVQFAVLND; encoded by the coding sequence GTGAGAATTCCCACGCGTCCCCGTCAGGCCGGCATTCGGTTCAATATCACTCCGCTGATTGACATCGTCTTTCTGCTGATTGTCTTCTTTCTGGCTGCGACGCACTTAACTCAAAATGAAAAGCTGGAAGCGGTTGAACTCCCGGAAGCGTCTCAGAACGAAACCGAACCGGAAGAAGCCCCTCGACGTATCATCATCACCATCACCCCGGATGAAAAACTACATCTGAGGGGGAATGATATTTCACCGGAAGAACTGGACGCGCAGTTAATTTCACTCGATGAAGATAAACGGAAAGAGACAGAAATCCGAATTCGCGGCGATCGACATATTCCTTATCGCATTGTCGAACGGGTCTTAATCAGTTGTGCCCGCGCCGGGATTTCCAATGTGCAGTTTGCCGTACTGAATGACTGA
- a CDS encoding ExbD/TolR family protein — MKIPSHHHSRSDIQDQATMTPMIDVVFLLLIFFISASANQIREFLLPTELATGSIESTETVPQEKPLGEVWLKLKYRDDQTIVELNDREYAQFDQLKQTLTELADLAPEIPVILDINEDVPLGEMIRTYDTCLAAGFQSINFATDASKVAPPKKPITAPN, encoded by the coding sequence ATGAAAATTCCCTCACATCACCACAGTCGCTCTGATATCCAGGATCAGGCCACCATGACGCCGATGATCGACGTGGTGTTTCTGCTGCTGATCTTCTTTATCAGTGCCTCGGCCAACCAGATCCGGGAATTCCTGCTGCCCACCGAACTGGCCACGGGCAGTATTGAATCGACGGAAACGGTACCGCAGGAAAAACCACTGGGGGAAGTCTGGTTAAAACTCAAATACCGTGATGACCAGACCATTGTAGAATTAAATGATCGCGAGTATGCTCAGTTCGACCAGTTGAAACAGACTTTGACCGAACTGGCAGATCTGGCTCCTGAAATTCCGGTGATCCTCGATATCAACGAAGATGTCCCGCTGGGTGAAATGATTCGCACTTACGACACCTGCCTGGCAGCCGGTTTTCAGTCAATCAATTTTGCCACGGACGCCAGCAAAGTCGCTCCCCCGAAGAAACCGATTACCGCTCCCAACTGA
- a CDS encoding TatD family hydrolase: MILFDTHAHLDEEAFHPDRNETVERALEAGVQTILTIGTTADSSQRAVDLAATFPQVYAVVGIQPNYVAQMKPGDWERILTLSTADKVVGIGETGLDRYWDYAPIDLQQDYFSKHIQLSRECDLPFVVHCREAEADVVDLLQREAAQAPFKGLMHSFCGTPETAAACLELGMYISFAGMLTFKKNDELRETARLIPLDRLLVETDAPYLAPVPQRGKRNEPAFVKHTCACLAELHDKTPEEMAEITTKNARTLFQLN; this comes from the coding sequence ATGATTCTGTTTGATACCCACGCCCACCTCGACGAGGAAGCCTTTCATCCTGACCGCAATGAAACTGTGGAACGTGCCCTTGAGGCTGGCGTCCAGACCATTCTCACCATCGGAACCACAGCCGACAGCAGTCAGCGGGCCGTCGATCTGGCAGCCACCTTTCCCCAGGTTTATGCGGTCGTAGGCATTCAACCCAATTATGTCGCCCAGATGAAACCGGGGGACTGGGAGCGAATCCTGACTCTCTCCACCGCAGACAAAGTGGTCGGCATCGGAGAAACCGGTCTGGACCGTTACTGGGACTACGCTCCGATCGACCTGCAGCAGGACTACTTCAGCAAACATATTCAGCTTTCCCGCGAATGTGATCTCCCCTTCGTGGTGCACTGCCGGGAAGCGGAAGCCGATGTCGTCGATCTGCTGCAACGCGAAGCAGCACAGGCCCCATTCAAAGGTCTGATGCACTCTTTCTGCGGGACACCGGAAACGGCGGCGGCCTGCCTGGAACTGGGAATGTACATCTCCTTTGCCGGGATGCTGACCTTCAAAAAAAACGACGAACTGCGCGAAACCGCACGGCTGATTCCCCTCGACCGCCTGCTCGTTGAAACCGATGCCCCCTATCTGGCACCGGTACCGCAGCGGGGCAAACGGAACGAACCCGCGTTCGTGAAACACACCTGTGCCTGCCTGGCAGAGCTTCACGATAAGACACCCGAGGAGATGGCTGAGATCACTACGAAGAATGCCAGAACACTCTTCCAGTTAAACTAG
- a CDS encoding glutamate mutase L encodes MNSATEKKLDPDQINVILATDCGSTTTKAILIEKVNGEYRQTYRGEAPTTVEEPAADVTVGVVNAVTEVGELAGRKLIDENGEIIRPAQGDVGCDIYISTSSAGGGLQMMVAGVVREMSAASAKRAALGAGAIVMDTICSNDKRLPHEQIQRIRELRPDMILLAGGTDGGTQKHVVQLAELIAPAKPQPRFGGTYKMPIIYAGNQEATELVEEAFDEDVKLTTVANVRPVLEQENLAPARDAIHDLFLEHVMAHAPGYNKLISWADAPIMPTPGAVGNILQTIAERQGINALGVDIGGATTDVFSVFDGTFNRTVSANLGMSYSISNVCASATLPMILRWVHLNMDPRALQNHIKNKMIRPTTIPQTREALVFEQAVAREALRLAYIQHKEFATTLKGVQQQRTVGDTFSQETSGQSIVDNMKLNLLVGSGGVLSHAPNMQQTAAMMIDAFEPEGMTVLAKDSIFMMPHLGVLAQVHPAAALQVFERDCLIYLGTCIAPRGFYKAGKTCFAYKITGKTLNESGEMVCGDMRLFPLGDDEWATVTVEPRRGYDFGEGSGKRVEFKARGGTVGLILDARGRPLMVPADESRHLAELNSWVEELKLYPEVT; translated from the coding sequence ATGAACTCCGCAACAGAAAAAAAACTTGATCCTGATCAAATCAATGTGATTCTCGCCACAGACTGCGGCAGTACCACGACCAAAGCCATTCTGATCGAAAAAGTGAATGGCGAATATCGTCAGACCTATCGTGGTGAAGCGCCGACTACGGTCGAAGAGCCGGCCGCGGATGTAACCGTAGGAGTCGTCAATGCCGTAACCGAAGTCGGGGAACTCGCGGGACGCAAACTGATTGATGAAAACGGCGAAATCATTCGCCCTGCCCAGGGAGATGTCGGCTGCGACATCTATATCTCGACTTCCAGTGCGGGAGGTGGACTGCAGATGATGGTCGCCGGCGTTGTGCGGGAAATGTCGGCCGCCAGTGCCAAACGAGCCGCGTTGGGGGCAGGTGCCATCGTGATGGACACGATCTGTTCCAACGACAAACGGCTGCCTCACGAACAGATCCAGCGAATCCGGGAACTGCGTCCCGATATGATTCTGCTCGCAGGAGGGACCGATGGCGGAACTCAGAAACATGTGGTGCAGCTGGCAGAACTGATCGCCCCTGCCAAGCCGCAGCCCCGCTTTGGTGGCACCTATAAGATGCCCATCATCTACGCCGGCAACCAGGAAGCGACCGAACTGGTCGAAGAAGCCTTTGACGAAGACGTCAAGCTGACAACAGTCGCCAACGTGCGTCCGGTGCTGGAACAGGAAAATCTGGCCCCTGCCCGCGATGCGATTCACGATCTCTTCCTCGAACACGTGATGGCCCATGCCCCGGGCTACAACAAACTCATCTCCTGGGCCGATGCCCCCATCATGCCTACTCCCGGAGCTGTCGGAAATATCCTGCAAACCATCGCGGAACGCCAGGGAATCAATGCACTGGGAGTCGACATCGGCGGTGCCACGACCGATGTCTTCAGTGTCTTTGACGGCACTTTCAACCGTACCGTGAGTGCTAACCTGGGCATGAGCTATTCCATCTCCAACGTTTGTGCCTCCGCGACACTCCCCATGATTCTCCGCTGGGTGCATCTGAATATGGATCCCCGTGCCCTCCAGAATCACATCAAGAACAAAATGATTCGCCCCACGACCATTCCCCAGACCAGGGAAGCGCTGGTGTTCGAGCAGGCCGTGGCCCGGGAAGCACTCAGGCTGGCATACATCCAGCACAAGGAATTCGCTACGACACTCAAAGGGGTGCAGCAGCAGCGGACCGTAGGTGACACCTTCAGCCAGGAGACCAGCGGCCAGTCAATCGTCGACAATATGAAACTGAATCTGCTCGTGGGTTCCGGTGGCGTACTCTCACATGCCCCCAACATGCAACAGACGGCGGCCATGATGATTGATGCCTTTGAACCGGAAGGCATGACCGTACTGGCCAAGGACAGTATTTTCATGATGCCACACCTGGGTGTGCTGGCTCAGGTTCATCCGGCTGCGGCCCTGCAGGTCTTTGAACGAGACTGTCTGATTTATCTGGGAACCTGCATCGCTCCCCGCGGTTTTTACAAGGCTGGTAAAACCTGTTTCGCATACAAGATCACTGGCAAAACATTGAATGAATCGGGGGAGATGGTTTGCGGCGACATGCGGCTGTTCCCCCTGGGCGATGATGAATGGGCCACCGTGACGGTTGAACCCCGCCGTGGTTATGATTTTGGAGAAGGGTCCGGCAAACGCGTTGAATTCAAAGCACGGGGCGGAACCGTAGGCCTGATTCTGGATGCCCGCGGCAGACCGCTTATGGTCCCCGCAGATGAATCGCGACATCTGGCTGAACTTAACAGCTGGGTTGAAGAACTGAAACTTTACCCGGAAGTCACTTAG